ATCAGACAAAGAACGGGGTAGAAATACCTCAGCCGGAGGGTAATGATCTGGAAGAGGCTACCGAAAAAATCAGTGAATCGGAATGAAGGTGTCAACCACAGTTTCTCTGAACTGCCAGTGAACCAGTATACCAACGACGTTCATCCGCACGACAATTGCCGATGAACCGAGTAGGCTATAGAGAAGTTACTTTCTTTTGATGAAATAGAAGTAGATTTCGGTCCTAACCGTAAAATTCATTGCTTCGTAGAGCTGAATGGCCCGCTTGTTGTCGGAGCGCACATGCAGAAAGGGTATGCCCTCGCTCTGCTGGATTCGGTAGAGCTGATTCGAGATGAGTTGTCGGGCGTAGCCTTTGCCCAGATGGTCGGGATGGGTACAAACGGCACTGACTTCAGCATAACTAAACGGATTCAGCCGCTGCCCGCTCATGGCAATCAGTTTCCCTTCGTCAACGATTCCTTCATAATGACCGAATTCGATTGTTCGGGTTGAAAAAGGGCCGGGTCGGGTTAGCTGGGTCAGGGCAATCATGTCAGGAACGTCCGCACTTGTCAAGGGTCTGATCGGCAGGCTAGTTTGGGGCTTTTCGGTAACGGAATCGTAAACCATCTGTAAGCCATCTACCCGCTGCAAAAGCGTCCATGAATCAGGAATGGGTAATTGGGTTGTCGTAATAAGCCCAATCGGACTGTCAAAGGGAATTGCCGCATCGAGCAGGTGGAGGTTCTGCGCTGTGTTTTGGTGCAGGGCAACGAACGGAGATACCTCAGGTGTAAAGTATTTTACCTTGTCTGTGCCACCGCCTAAGTGTTTGTTGCCCGATACCAGGGCGTTCCAGGCTGGATTGTCCAATATATTCTCCATCAATTGCTAGGGCTGTCTACGAAGAGAAGCAATTTTAGGCCTAAACATGTTCCCGAGTGTGTGTTGATCCGTTCAGATTATCGAATAAACGGAATCCAGACTTCCATTTCCGAATGCCCCCGGTTGGCCCAGGCGTAGTACGGAATCAGTCGCACACGGGTGGAGGCCGGTGTTTTGGCAGAGACTTCCCGATAAAGATGGTTAGTCCAGTTGCTTTCGGTCAATAGGCTGGCATTGCCTTCCAGTGCCATCAGCGGACTGTTCTCAATCGTTACGGGTGTAGGTTTTAGGGTGTTTTTCAACGATAGGGCCACGCTCGTCAGCTTCGTTTTCGGATTGTCGACCGATTCCAGACAGTATACGAGGGGGCCACGCTTAACGGCTACCTGATTACGGTTTTCCTCAACCAGCGGATTCGATTCGATCAGTTTTACAGGCATTGGTAGGTTAATACCAACTTTGTCTCCGGCTTTCCAGACACGGTTTATCTCGGCATATTCGCCCGAACGGATAGGCGTTGAGACGGTTACGCCATTGACCTTGATGGTTGCACCCTGACACCAGCCCGGAATCCGGATAAAAACGGAGAAAGGTTTTGCCGGGGCCTGTTCCAGTTGGACGCTAATGGCTCCGTCCCAGGGGTAATTGGTTGTTTGTGTCAGGCGAATAGGGGCGCCGTCTTTAAGCGTGGTAGTCAACTGGCTACCGCCAAACAGATTTACCCACAGTCCTTTATCCGAAATGCTGTAGGCATAACTGCTCACTTCGGCCATCGTCCGTACGGTGTTTGGTGGGCAACAGTTCGAGAGCCGGATATACGGCTGCCGACCGCCCATCCAGCGCAACTGATACGGGTAATTATCTGACGCACTGAGCGGATTGGTGTAGAAAAACGTCGTACCACCCAGGTTCACGCCCGACAGAATGGCGTTGTATAACTCCAGTTCCATCACATCGGCATATTTGGCCTGACCCGTAATCTGAAGCATTCGGTAATTCCAGAGCAGGTTACCGATGTTGGCGCAGGTTTCGTTATGGGCCGAATGGTTGGGTAACTGATACGCCTTGCCATAGGCCTGATGAATTTTTTGTACCGTATCAGGCTTATACGACGTTCCTTCGGGCGAAACCCCATCGTACAGCGCCCCGCAGCCACCCGTTACATACATTTTCCGATTTACGACATCGTTCCACATCAGATCGAGCGTGGTTAGTAGCGAACTGTCGCCGGTTTCGGCAAAGACATCAGCGGCTCCGGCAAACAGGTAATTGGCCCGAACAGCATGTCCGATTACTTTTTTCATCTGCCGGAACGGAACCCGGTCGGAGTTATCGTCGGTGCCTTCGGTCATACCCCGAATGTCGATCAGCTTTTTGGCGAGTGTCAGGTAGCGTGGGTCGTGGGTGGTCCGATACATTTCGGTAATGCCCATGTAATGTGACGGACAAATGGCGTTGCGGGCCTGCTCAGGTGTGGCCGTTTGATAAAAACCGATCAGAAAATCGGTGGCTTTTTTCGCAATGTTCAGGAGAGAGGTTTTGCCCGTTGCCCGGTAATGCACACAGGCAGCCGTCATCAGATGGCCGAAGTTGTAGGCTTCAAAGCTGAGCTTATCGCGGAAGGCCGCCCCATCAGACATCTTTTTCTCGCCCGGCGTGGATTCGCCCGGCGTGGATTCGCCCGGCGTGGATTCGCCCGGCGTGGATTCGCCCGGCGTGGATTCGCCCGGCGTGGATTCGCCTGTTTTCTTCTGTTGTATGATCGCTTTGGTATATACGTAGCCATCGGGGGCCTGCGCTTTGGCGATTACGGCAATGGCCTTATCCATCTGCTCGTCCAGCTTTTTATCGTTCGTAAGGGCGAACATACTCGCCACCGACTCCAGCGTTTTGTAGAAATCCCCGTCGTGAAACGATGGTCCTTTGAAGTTCCCTGATTCCAGACCGGCGGCTATTTCGAAATTGCGGAAGGCATGACTTACATTCGGATTGGTATACGTATCCCACAGATGCGGCACCATCGAATCGCGGCAAACCGCAAAACGGTCGGCCCAGAAGCCGGTTGTCCATTTTACAGCGTTGAGGTCGGTACTTTCCAGCCGGGCAAACTTGCTTTTAGAGGTATTGACCAGGGCATTCGTTTGCCCCCAAACGGGCGAGAGCGATGCCACTGCAGCAGCCAGTAACGTAAATCGAATCAGGAATCGGTAAAGGTTCATGACAGACGGATTGCATAAAAGACAAAATTAATAGCAATAATCCACTATCAACTATGCGATTTTCTCCGTTGGTTATAGCATGTTAGCATCAAGCCTGTCTGAAATAGTTGAATGTATATTTTGACTTATTGTTTTTTGTCCTGCTGAGGAACGAAGCATCTTTGGTAGGGGGGAGATCCTTATTACTACCGAAGATGCTTCGTTCCTCAGCAGGACAAAACCACGTTATTTATTGTCTGGCTATAACAGGTTCGAGAATGGTCATCTATTAACAATGTTCTTACTAAGTACAGGTATAAAGAGAGTGATTTATCGGAAGGTATGAAGAAACTTCAAAATTTTAATTCGATTACTTTGTAATACAAAGTTCTTTGGTAAATTTGCTTCCAGACTTTAAAACAATACAGACATGATCACTCAGAACACAAGACTTACCGGGATTTTGCTGACCGTGGCGATTCTATTATCGATTCCCTTCCTGGCGATGCAGTTTACGAATGAGGTGAACTGGAACCTTTTTGATTTTATCGTAGCGGGTACGTTATTGCTCGTTACGGGGCTGATGTGTGAGCTGGTTTTGCGAACAGTACGCAAACCCAAATACCGGCTCGCACTCTGCGGTGCCATTCTACTGGCGCTGGTGCTGATCTGGATCGAACTGGCTGTCGGTATCTTCGGAAGCCCGATTGCCGGGAGTTAGTGGAAGAAATATAAACGTGTTTTCTAAAACCGCGAGGACGCTATAGACGCAAAGAGAGTTATGATACTTCTTAGCGTCTTTAGCGTCCTTGCGGTTTAATTAAGCCCTAAACCCGAAGTGAGCCCCGGAAACCCCGAACGCCATAATAGGATTCGGCACCGTTGTGGTACACAAAAACCGTATCGTAGCGACGGTCGCAAAAGAGTGCCCCGCCCAGCTTTCGGATGGCCAGAGGGGTAACGATCCAGCTCGATGTTTTCAGGTCGAACTTTCCGAGTGTCTGTAGCATTCGATATTGCTCTTCTGTCAACAGGCCAACGCCCATGGCTGCTGCCATATCCAGAGCGGAGTTGGCGGGTTTGTTTTCTTTTCTGGATTCCAACGCTTCCCGATCAAAGCAAACACTCCGGCGACCTTTAGGGGTTTCGGGCGAACAATCGAAAAAAATGTACTCACCCGTGCCCACATCCTGACCGACCACATCGGGCTCACCACCCGTACGCTCCATTTCATACAGTGACCAAAGTTTTTCGGGAGCTGCTTCCAGCTTTGCCTGTAGAGCCGCCCAATCAAGGCCCGTATGACGATTACGATTCTTCTCAAAACGCACGTGTAAGGTGTTGAGTAGTTCTGTCTGCTGGTCGGGCAATAATTGCTGTTTATTGTTCATAAGGAGTTAGTGATTAACGAAACTAAGTTTTCGGGTATCGGGTCTGAAGTACCATAACATCAGGGGTGGAAGTATATTACGCTTCGTCATGATGTATGAACTTGCTTACGATGTCCTGTAAGCGATTATGGGCCATATTGATGCCTTTGGCAAAGGGCAGTTGTAATACCTGATCTCTGATCGCGACGGATCGGTAGAGGACCTGCATCGTTAGTTGACTGGTAGTCGGTGTGCGTTCGTTAAACTCCAGAAACTCAAGCTGAGCGCCAAAGGGAGCACTTTCCATTTCGAAGGTTCGGGTGATTTTCCGGTTCGGGACAAACTCGTGAAAAACCCCGTTGAAGCCGTGTTTATTGCCTTTGGGATCAGTGGTTTCGAATTGCCAGCTACCGTGTTTTTTAGGTTCCAGTTTCAGCACCTTCGTCCCCATCCATTGCTCCACCAGGTCGGGTTCTACATGCGCTTTGAAGAGCAGTTCGAGCGGCAGGTCAAACTCCCGTGTGATCACTAATTCCTGTTTGCCCGCTTCGGCATGGACTTTGGTTTTCGGCTCCATGTGGTTTCTATTGGTTGGCTTGATAGTTCTTCAGGATGGCTTCCAGTTTGTTGAATCGGTCGTCCCACATCTGGCGGAACGGCTCGATAAAATCTGCTATTTCTTTCATCTTTTTGGGGTTTAAATGATAGTAGATTTCCCGGCCGGCCTGTTCCTGTCGCAGTAATTCACATTCGGTAAGAATGTGCAGGTGTTTGGAAACGGTGGGCCGGGCCGTGTCGAAGTTGGCGGCAATGGCACCGGCTGTCATCGCCTGCGAGGCTACCAGCAGCAGGATTGCCCGCCGGGTTGGGTCGGCTATAGCCTGAAATACGTCTCGTCGTAGATTCATTATGTAGTTATTTGACTACAAATATACGTGTAGCTATTTGACTACGCAAATGTTTCTGAGTCGATTTTGGGTTTGTTCCTTGACTTGCCCGTAATACAATCGCAGATGCGTGAAAACTATGTTGCATCAGCGCCAGACTGGTATGCGGATGTAGCTGTTGGTGTACCAGTTTATTCGCAGCGGCTCTTTGGCGTCCCGTATGGACTCCGTGCTTACGTCGTTGCCGGTGCCATAGTTCAGTTGCGAAAAGGGGTTTTTGTTGACGTTGATCGCCACGACCAGCCGACTGCCTTTGCTTAGTTTTTTACTGATCAGGTGCGTGTTTGATACGTCAATGGTCGTTTGGGTATTGGGTGTCAGCAAGGTTCGTTTGGTGATGTCGTTTGCATAACTCGCCCGACCGATGTAATACGACAGATGAAAATAATCGCCAGCCGGGGTCAGTTCGTAAAGGGTAACGCCAAGGTCTACATCCTTTTTGTTGATGCTGATGGTCAATTGGGCCAGAAAAGAGCCATTGATGAGCATCGACTCCGACAGGGGTTCACTGACGAAAACAAACCCATTGCTGGTGTCGATCTCTTTCCGCGAAATGGGGTCGGGGTAGTAGTTGTTAGTGCTGGTTTGCCGGTCTGCGAAATCAACCTGCTGCGACAAATAGCCCGTTTTAGCTGACTTCGTAGGGCGTAAGGCATAAAAATCGCCCGTTTTCTGGTCGGTCAGGTAAAAGGTTAAGTAGCCATTGTGCATCTTGTCGAGTGAAGGCGCACTACGCCAGCTATTGGCACCCATCACTTCGTAATTGATTGTATCGGCCAGCATTTCAGGTTTGGGGCCTTGTTTCAGGATGTGGTCGAACCACTGATAGGTTATTTTTTTTATGTCGAACAACGCAACCGAATCGACCGAATAGCCATTGATTACGCGCTCGCCACCAATCTGTGTTCCAAAATGGCCGTAGGGGCCAATGATCAGGTAACAGGGGGTTTGGGGGGCATACTTCTGAAGCTCCCGCAGATAATACAGACTCGAATTCTGGGAGTCGTTATAGTAGCCGTCAAAAGCCAGAATGGGAATGTTTATGCTGGCAAAATCGCGTTCGTAAGGGGCCATTGCCTGCCAATAGCGGTCGAAGTCGGGGTGACTGATCCAGCGCTGAAACCACTTGTTGGGCGTTCCGTCGAGGCTATCCATCCTGTTGTAAGCCACACCACTTTGCCACCAGTCGAACATCATTTTTCGGAACCGCTTCCGGTCATTGCCGACTAAGGTATCGAGGTATTTGTTATTGCCTACATAGAACGACCATTCGTAGTTAGGATTAACGAATACGTTGTTCTCCATCGGTAGGCCCATGCCTGGCCGGTTGGCTACATACGGTACGATGGTTTTAAGGGCGGGGTGTAGTTTTTTGCAGGCTGCCCACTGGGAGAAACCGTTATAACTGCCGCCAAACATACCGACGCTGCCGTTGCACCAGGGTTGTCGGCTAATCCAGTCGATCACGTCGTAGGTGTCGGTTGCTTCATGTTCATACGGATAAATGGCGTTGGGACTAAACCGTTTTCCGCGTGTATAGGCAATGACACCCACATACCCCCGGTCGGCCGACTCTTTCAACGACTTCATGTCTCGTCCTTTATCCCGTACATAAATCGTAAACTGCAGGACGACGGGCAGGGGCTGCGTTACGCCTTTCTTTCGGACAACCATTACCGATAGACTAGCTCCATCCTGGGTAGTAATCAATACGCTATCCTGAATGTCGTAGGGGCTGGTTGCATCATCGGCTTTTGTACTGACTGTTTGTTGGGCAATACTGATGAAGGACGATAAAAATAGAAGCAAGAAGCAAAGAAGGCGTTTACGGATTATTCGCATGATTGACGATTCGTTGTATCGTATCATCAGCCGTTACCAGCCGACGATACGATACAAGGACATATTTTCGGATAAGAAGCTGCATGCGCAGATTAAATGAAAAAAACGTTTTATCAATGTCTTTTTATCATCCCGAACGGTCCGCCGGTGCGGCAGGAGGGATTTTCAGGGCTGGTTATTCAATGGGATTATCCGAAGATCCCTCCTGCGTCGGGATGACAAAGAACGCATGCATACTCCGGTTTACAGGATTTCAATGTACCCATCGGTTCCATTTAGCCGGATTCGTTGCCCGTCTTTGATCAGCTTCGTCGCCTGATCGATGCCCACAACGGCGGGTAAGCCATACTCACGGGCGATAACGGCTCCGTGGGTCATCAGGCCACCGACTTCAGTAACCAGCCCTTTGATGGCGACAAACAGGGGGGTCCAGCTCGGGTCGGTAAAGGGCGTAACGAGAATATCGCCTTCTTCCAGGTCGGTGTCTTCCATCTTCAGAATGACCCGCGCCCGTCCCTCAATCACGCCCGCCGAAACGGGTAGCCCCACAATAGCGTCAGCCGGGAGATTGTCGCGTTTGTACTGACCCGTAATGATTTCACCGTCGGATGTCATCACCCGTGGAGGTGTTAGTTTTTCAAAGCGTTTGTAGTCGTCTTTTCGCTGATTGATCAGGTCATAGTCCAGCGTATGGGTGCGGATGACGTCGCGGAGTTCGTCAAATTTGAGATAAAACAAGTCTTCTTTTTCGTGAAGAACGCCCGCCTGCACGAGTCGCCCGGCTTCCTTTAGCAGTGCTTGTTTAAAGATGAAATACCGACTGACGATGCCGTATTTAGGATACTCCCGATACCCGGCCAGGTTACGAACCAGGTCGATCATGCGGCTCGTTTCGTTCACTTTCTCGTCGCCATCCGGTAATTCCTTCAGCCGGGCCAGAATCTCCTGTTTTTTGGCCATCGCTTCCCGCAACCCCCGCTCAAACCGCCGACTGCTTTCGCCCGGTTCAAAGTTTTTGATGTTGCTTAGAATCAGCGGAATAAGCGTGGCTGGTTTCTCACTCCATCGGGGTCTCGTAATGTCGATTTCTCCGGCACAGCGCATGCCGTATCTGGTCAGAAAAATGTTGATGGCGTTGCGGGCTTCTGGTCCACCGGCCACCGTAGCCAGTTCATCCAGGAAATGATCGTCTTGTTCCTGCGCAAGGTTACCCCGTTGTAAATAGGCAATTACGTCAGGATAAGGGCGAATGGCATCGGCCACATCCAGCAAGGCCAGTCCCATTTCCGACGTAATGTTGTTCGGCACTGATTGCGTCAGAGTGTCGGCTACGGCTTTTTCACCCAACCACATCTCCATATGTTCGTTGAGCCAGGAGGCCGCGTTCATGCCTGTCATGATAACGCCGAAACTTTGCGAATCAGCCGCCCCTCGTTTCGACTGTTGGGTTGTTTCCTGAATAAAATCGAGCAGGTCTGTGCCCGACTTTGATTGAATAGCCTGTTTTAGCTCCGCTATGGCTGATTCACTGCGCCCGATCAATTCCGAAACAATAGCCGGATCGTAGTCGGCCAGGGTTTGGTAATCGATTGGCGGTGGGCCTGGAGGGTTTTTGGCTAGAATCGCTTCCGGCTGCTCTGGCACCGATTTGATGAAATCGCCACGCTCCAGCAGGGTCATAAATGCATCTCTGATGAGCGGGTCCGATTTGCCCAGCACATTGACAAGCATGTGTCGTTTGACAGGCGATGCCAGATCATCGACCACATCCACAAAAATCCGTCCACCCGCCGTGGGCATCGGTCGGCCCGCCGTCAGTTGCCACATGGCGATACCCAACGGCTTCATGGCATCGGTCATCATTTGCTGGTGCCCAACCGATACATACACATGGGGGCCTTCGTCGGCTCCTTCCGGGAGGGGAAATAAAGTCGTGATTGGCCGACTCTGGACAACGTAAACTGAATGACCCACCAGACACCATTCGATGTCCTGCGGCTGGCCGAAATGGGTTTCAATCGTACGGCCAATGCGTTCTAACTGCAAAATCTGCTCGTCGCTCAGCGCTGGCTGGTTTTGTTGTTCTACGTCAATGGCTTGTTCGGTTGTGCCCCCCGTATCGGTAGCATAAATAGCCAGTTTCTTAGTAGAAACGTTCTTTTCAATTAGTTCGCCATGGCGCACTTTATACGTATCGGCATTGACCAGACCCGCGACCAAGGCTTCACCAAGTCCGAAACTGGCGTCGATGGATACGACCTTGCGGTTACCTGAAATGGGGTCGGCGGTAAACAGAACGCCCGCTGTCTGGGGAAAAACCATCTTCTGAACCACCACCGCCAGCCGGACGTTGCGGTGGTCGAAGCCATGCTGAATGCGGTAGGTTACGGCCCGCTCCGTGAATAGCGATGCCCAGCATTTACTGATATGTCGTAAAATAGCTTCTTCTCCGATGATATTCAGATACGTATCCTGCTGACCGGCAAAGGAAGCGGTAGGCAAATCCTCGGCGGTGGCGCTGGACCGTACCGCATAAGCCTCCTGTTCACCAAACATTTTGAGGTGTTCCGTAATCGCTTCGGCCATAGCCTGGGGAATGGGAATGGCTGCGATAGCCGCGCGGAGTTCGGCGCTGAGTGTACTGATCTCATTCCGCTTGTGTATGTCCAGCAGCGCCAGTTGATTGAGCAGTGAATGAACGGTTTCATCCTGCGCCACAACCTCATTATAGGCTTCCGTCGTCACGCAAAAGCCTGCGGGTACGTTTATGCCCGTGATCCGGGACAACTCTCCCAGATTAGCCCCTTTGCCACCAACAACGTTGAGCTTTGTTTTGTCTATGGATTGAAAATCAAGCGTGTAAGGGTTCATGTAAGGGTCGAATGATTGAATGGTTGAATGATTGTATTGAGTACTGTATGTGTTTCACTCTGTCAATCGACAAGTCAATCATTCAACCATTCAATCATTTCATTCATCAGGGCAATGGCTTTTGTAAAGTAGGTGTCAATGATAGTGCGCTCCTCGTCCGAAAAGGAAGCCAGAAGCTGTTGCGACTGGCTGCGGAAGTCTCGGTAAAGGGGTTCCAGCAACGCCATGATCGCTTCGGTGTTTGGCGCAATAAAGACCTTCCGTCGGTCGTCGGGGGCAAATCGGCGGCTTACCAGTCCTTTCTTTTCAAATCGGTCGATTAAGCCCGTCACGGCTCCCGTTGTCAGACCCGTCAACGTGGCCAGTTCACCCGCGGTCATTTGCCCTTTCTCGATCAGGAAGCCGAGGTATTTATGATCCGTACCCGAAATTCCAGCTTTACGGGCCACGGCTTCGTGCATCTGAATGGAGGTGTAGGCATATAGCTGGCTAAGTTTTCTTGTGGTTTTAACAGCATCGTTAGTCATTTATATCTTATTGTCTAAATATCTTAGTTGTAAAGATAATTGGATAAATTGAAAATTCACTACTCATAGGTAAGAGCCTACCGGATGTGCCCATAATTTGAACCTGTCTATTTAATAGCTTTTTTGTCATCCCGACGGAGGAGGGATTTTCGGAGATTGACGGCTTAATAAGCTCACCCGGAGATCCCTCCTCCGTCGGGATGACAAAATCTAATTATGACTCGATTAAGGAAATGTTAAACAGTCGATTTTTTTAAATTTATTTGGAACAATCGTTCCGTTATGTTTATGTTTGCGGAACGATTGTTCCAGTATTGAATCTAAATTGACGAAAAAATGAGTAGACTGAGTAATAAGATCGCCGTGATTACCGGCGGAAATTCGGGGATTGGTTTTGCTACCGCCCAACAATTTATTGCAGAAGGGGCCAGCGTCATTATCA
This window of the Spirosoma aerolatum genome carries:
- a CDS encoding GNAT family N-acetyltransferase, whose protein sequence is MENILDNPAWNALVSGNKHLGGGTDKVKYFTPEVSPFVALHQNTAQNLHLLDAAIPFDSPIGLITTTQLPIPDSWTLLQRVDGLQMVYDSVTEKPQTSLPIRPLTSADVPDMIALTQLTRPGPFSTRTIEFGHYEGIVDEGKLIAMSGQRLNPFSYAEVSAVCTHPDHLGKGYARQLISNQLYRIQQSEGIPFLHVRSDNKRAIQLYEAMNFTVRTEIYFYFIKRK
- a CDS encoding aceric acid hydrolase; this encodes MNLYRFLIRFTLLAAAVASLSPVWGQTNALVNTSKSKFARLESTDLNAVKWTTGFWADRFAVCRDSMVPHLWDTYTNPNVSHAFRNFEIAAGLESGNFKGPSFHDGDFYKTLESVASMFALTNDKKLDEQMDKAIAVIAKAQAPDGYVYTKAIIQQKKTGESTPGESTPGESTPGESTPGESTPGESTPGEKKMSDGAAFRDKLSFEAYNFGHLMTAACVHYRATGKTSLLNIAKKATDFLIGFYQTATPEQARNAICPSHYMGITEMYRTTHDPRYLTLAKKLIDIRGMTEGTDDNSDRVPFRQMKKVIGHAVRANYLFAGAADVFAETGDSSLLTTLDLMWNDVVNRKMYVTGGCGALYDGVSPEGTSYKPDTVQKIHQAYGKAYQLPNHSAHNETCANIGNLLWNYRMLQITGQAKYADVMELELYNAILSGVNLGGTTFFYTNPLSASDNYPYQLRWMGGRQPYIRLSNCCPPNTVRTMAEVSSYAYSISDKGLWVNLFGGSQLTTTLKDGAPIRLTQTTNYPWDGAISVQLEQAPAKPFSVFIRIPGWCQGATIKVNGVTVSTPIRSGEYAEINRVWKAGDKVGINLPMPVKLIESNPLVEENRNQVAVKRGPLVYCLESVDNPKTKLTSVALSLKNTLKPTPVTIENSPLMALEGNASLLTESNWTNHLYREVSAKTPASTRVRLIPYYAWANRGHSEMEVWIPFIR
- a CDS encoding DUF4256 domain-containing protein, which encodes MNNKQQLLPDQQTELLNTLHVRFEKNRNRHTGLDWAALQAKLEAAPEKLWSLYEMERTGGEPDVVGQDVGTGEYIFFDCSPETPKGRRSVCFDREALESRKENKPANSALDMAAAMGVGLLTEEQYRMLQTLGKFDLKTSSWIVTPLAIRKLGGALFCDRRYDTVFVYHNGAESYYGVRGFRGSLRV
- a CDS encoding SRPBCC domain-containing protein; this translates as MEPKTKVHAEAGKQELVITREFDLPLELLFKAHVEPDLVEQWMGTKVLKLEPKKHGSWQFETTDPKGNKHGFNGVFHEFVPNRKITRTFEMESAPFGAQLEFLEFNERTPTTSQLTMQVLYRSVAIRDQVLQLPFAKGINMAHNRLQDIVSKFIHHDEA
- a CDS encoding ArsR/SmtB family transcription factor, encoding MNLRRDVFQAIADPTRRAILLLVASQAMTAGAIAANFDTARPTVSKHLHILTECELLRQEQAGREIYYHLNPKKMKEIADFIEPFRQMWDDRFNKLEAILKNYQANQ
- a CDS encoding CocE/NonD family hydrolase; protein product: MLLFLSSFISIAQQTVSTKADDATSPYDIQDSVLITTQDGASLSVMVVRKKGVTQPLPVVLQFTIYVRDKGRDMKSLKESADRGYVGVIAYTRGKRFSPNAIYPYEHEATDTYDVIDWISRQPWCNGSVGMFGGSYNGFSQWAACKKLHPALKTIVPYVANRPGMGLPMENNVFVNPNYEWSFYVGNNKYLDTLVGNDRKRFRKMMFDWWQSGVAYNRMDSLDGTPNKWFQRWISHPDFDRYWQAMAPYERDFASINIPILAFDGYYNDSQNSSLYYLRELQKYAPQTPCYLIIGPYGHFGTQIGGERVINGYSVDSVALFDIKKITYQWFDHILKQGPKPEMLADTINYEVMGANSWRSAPSLDKMHNGYLTFYLTDQKTGDFYALRPTKSAKTGYLSQQVDFADRQTSTNNYYPDPISRKEIDTSNGFVFVSEPLSESMLINGSFLAQLTISINKKDVDLGVTLYELTPAGDYFHLSYYIGRASYANDITKRTLLTPNTQTTIDVSNTHLISKKLSKGSRLVVAINVNKNPFSQLNYGTGNDVSTESIRDAKEPLRINWYTNSYIRIPVWR
- the ppsA gene encoding phosphoenolpyruvate synthase yields the protein MNPYTLDFQSIDKTKLNVVGGKGANLGELSRITGINVPAGFCVTTEAYNEVVAQDETVHSLLNQLALLDIHKRNEISTLSAELRAAIAAIPIPQAMAEAITEHLKMFGEQEAYAVRSSATAEDLPTASFAGQQDTYLNIIGEEAILRHISKCWASLFTERAVTYRIQHGFDHRNVRLAVVVQKMVFPQTAGVLFTADPISGNRKVVSIDASFGLGEALVAGLVNADTYKVRHGELIEKNVSTKKLAIYATDTGGTTEQAIDVEQQNQPALSDEQILQLERIGRTIETHFGQPQDIEWCLVGHSVYVVQSRPITTLFPLPEGADEGPHVYVSVGHQQMMTDAMKPLGIAMWQLTAGRPMPTAGGRIFVDVVDDLASPVKRHMLVNVLGKSDPLIRDAFMTLLERGDFIKSVPEQPEAILAKNPPGPPPIDYQTLADYDPAIVSELIGRSESAIAELKQAIQSKSGTDLLDFIQETTQQSKRGAADSQSFGVIMTGMNAASWLNEHMEMWLGEKAVADTLTQSVPNNITSEMGLALLDVADAIRPYPDVIAYLQRGNLAQEQDDHFLDELATVAGGPEARNAINIFLTRYGMRCAGEIDITRPRWSEKPATLIPLILSNIKNFEPGESSRRFERGLREAMAKKQEILARLKELPDGDEKVNETSRMIDLVRNLAGYREYPKYGIVSRYFIFKQALLKEAGRLVQAGVLHEKEDLFYLKFDELRDVIRTHTLDYDLINQRKDDYKRFEKLTPPRVMTSDGEIITGQYKRDNLPADAIVGLPVSAGVIEGRARVILKMEDTDLEEGDILVTPFTDPSWTPLFVAIKGLVTEVGGLMTHGAVIAREYGLPAVVGIDQATKLIKDGQRIRLNGTDGYIEIL
- a CDS encoding MarR family winged helix-turn-helix transcriptional regulator — protein: MTNDAVKTTRKLSQLYAYTSIQMHEAVARKAGISGTDHKYLGFLIEKGQMTAGELATLTGLTTGAVTGLIDRFEKKGLVSRRFAPDDRRKVFIAPNTEAIMALLEPLYRDFRSQSQQLLASFSDEERTIIDTYFTKAIALMNEMIEWLND